One Curtobacterium herbarum genomic window carries:
- a CDS encoding YggT family protein — protein MFIFTILSFLLTLYFFVMWGRFILDMVQAFNRSWRPQRALLVVAEFVYTITDPPIKAVRRVLPPLRLGPVALDFGWTIVMLVVIILRVVVNSFALRFI, from the coding sequence GTGTTCATCTTCACGATCCTCTCCTTCCTCCTCACGCTCTACTTCTTCGTGATGTGGGGGCGTTTCATCCTCGACATGGTCCAGGCGTTCAACCGCTCCTGGCGCCCGCAGCGTGCGCTGCTCGTCGTGGCGGAGTTCGTCTACACGATCACCGACCCACCGATCAAGGCGGTGCGACGTGTCCTCCCGCCGCTCCGGCTCGGGCCCGTCGCGCTCGACTTCGGCTGGACGATCGTGATGCTCGTCGTGATCATCCTGCGGGTCGTCGTCAACTCGTTCGCGCTCCGCTTCATCTGA
- a CDS encoding cell division protein SepF, with amino-acid sequence MANPLKKTMVYLGLADEELEYEDEQQAAPTQARQQAPAPAAQQEAPAAAAPAAAPAAAAPVAAAPAAAPAKPQHTTQRGAQVTPLRRAHTTAQKATPVQEMNEILTVHPREYKDAQSIAESFRDGIPVIINLSQMTEGDARRMIDFASGLSLGLYGKIERVTNKVFLLSPAHIAVSGEPAEVESDIEANFFAQS; translated from the coding sequence ATGGCCAACCCGCTGAAGAAGACGATGGTCTACCTCGGCCTCGCCGACGAGGAACTCGAGTACGAGGACGAGCAGCAGGCCGCGCCGACGCAGGCGCGCCAGCAGGCTCCGGCCCCGGCAGCGCAGCAGGAGGCCCCGGCCGCCGCAGCGCCCGCTGCCGCCCCGGCCGCCGCCGCACCCGTGGCCGCCGCTCCGGCCGCCGCCCCCGCGAAGCCCCAGCACACCACACAGCGCGGCGCGCAGGTCACCCCGCTCCGCCGCGCACACACGACCGCACAGAAGGCGACCCCGGTCCAGGAAATGAACGAGATCCTCACCGTCCACCCGCGCGAGTACAAGGACGCCCAGTCCATCGCCGAGAGCTTCCGTGACGGCATCCCCGTCATCATCAACCTCTCGCAGATGACCGAGGGCGACGCCCGCCGGATGATCGACTTCGCCAGCGGCCTGTCGCTCGGCCTGTACGGCAAGATCGAGCGCGTCACGAACAAGGTCTTCCTGCTCTCGCCCGCGCACATCGCAGTGAGCGGTGAGCCTGCTGAGGTAGAGTCCGACATCGAGGCGAACTTCTTCGCCCAGTCCTGA
- a CDS encoding YggS family pyridoxal phosphate-dependent enzyme, producing MSDADQREPSLPSDTGLEARLASVRAGIADAARAADRSVDELTLVVVTKYHPAALVRQLAALGVTDVGENRHQEAQAKAAELEDLGLTWHFVGQLQSKKARQARRYAHVVQSLDRASVVDAFAPTETEPDPRVLDGFVQVNLTDDPGRGGVVPDDVDALAERVLATGTLRLRGVMAVAPLDEEPRAAFARLRAISERVRLIDPAATDISAGMSGDYAEAVAEGATHLRIGSAITGNRPAAP from the coding sequence GTGAGTGACGCCGACCAGCGTGAGCCGAGCCTCCCGTCCGACACCGGACTGGAGGCTCGGCTCGCGTCCGTCCGCGCGGGCATCGCCGACGCGGCCCGCGCCGCCGACCGCTCCGTCGACGAGCTGACGCTCGTCGTCGTCACGAAGTACCACCCGGCCGCCCTGGTCCGCCAGCTCGCCGCACTCGGGGTCACCGACGTGGGGGAGAACCGGCACCAGGAGGCGCAGGCGAAGGCAGCGGAACTCGAGGACCTCGGCCTGACCTGGCACTTCGTCGGGCAGCTGCAGTCGAAGAAGGCCCGGCAGGCCCGTCGGTACGCCCACGTCGTGCAGTCGCTCGACCGGGCGAGCGTGGTCGATGCCTTCGCGCCGACCGAGACCGAGCCGGACCCCCGCGTCCTCGACGGCTTCGTGCAGGTGAACCTCACCGACGACCCGGGTCGCGGCGGGGTCGTGCCGGACGACGTCGACGCCCTGGCCGAGCGGGTCCTGGCCACCGGGACCCTGCGCCTCCGGGGTGTGATGGCGGTCGCGCCGCTCGACGAGGAGCCCCGCGCGGCCTTCGCCCGACTCCGTGCGATCTCCGAGCGGGTGCGCCTGATCGACCCCGCGGCGACCGACATCTCGGCCGGCATGAGCGGCGACTACGCCGAGGCCGTCGCCGAGGGCGCGACACACCTGCGGATCGGGAGCGCAATCACCGGGAATCGCCCCGCCGCACCATAG